CATAGCGTCGTTAAGGATTTTTGCCACATCGGCATAGCGGCGCAAGTTAAATGCGGAAAGGGCTTGATAGTAACGGCACGCCGCTCCGGGAGCACTATCGGAAAAATGTTGCGCACATATTTGATAGTGCTCCAACGCTTGCCCGAACTCACCAAGCTTAAAATGCGCTAACGCTCGCTGCGGACTATCCGCCACCCCTCCTGTGCTGGAAAAACGTAAGGCTTCTTCAAACTTACCCCATCCATTGTAGAGCTTAACAAGCGAACGGCGCACCGTTTCATCGGTGGGATTTGCGGAAAGCAAGGCGAGGTAAATCGTCTCCGCTGCAGCATACTTCCCATTGTAGCCGTGAATATGCGCCAAGTTAAGTTGCGCGTTGCTGGCATACGGGCTTTCTTTGGGAACTTCGGCATAAAACTTTGCAGCCAGATCAAGGTTACCAATGCCGTTATACGTAATCGCTTTCTGGTACAGCCACAGATGGTAGAGGGGATGCTGACGACGGATGAGGCGATCCCCAGCCTGAATATGGCGCTGCGCGCTCAGATATCCCTGTCGTTGATTCAGCAGAATCAGGTTAAAGAGGTGATATTGGGGGCGCTGATCTTTGTCCAGTTGCGCTTCGTCAATCGCACTCAACGATTTCCACCCCGCATCGGTCTGCCCTGCGTTAATGAAATATTCGGTGAGCAGCAAGCGCGCTTCGGCACGCTTTTCGGCAGGAGCAACGCGCAGCAGCGATTCGGCAAAGTAGCGGCGCAGCGTGTCGTCACTTGCAAGCTGGTACCCTTGATAGGCCACGTATGCCTGAATCTGCGTCAGCGATATCCGTTCAAACCAGCGTTTGGCGACATCAAGCGCACCGGTATGTGCCGCCGCCCACGTCGCATAGCGGGCAGTCGTATTGTCAATAGTGTCTCCACCGAGTTCGGCAAGCTTGGCAAATTCGAGTATCTGTCCGTACTCGCGAAGCTCAAAAGCCGTTTCCATTGCCAAGGGGAGAGCGTTGCGTTCGCCACGCCGTGCCATAGCGGCATAGATGGCCAGCGCCCCAGCAGTATCGCCAAGTTTTTGTGTTGCTTGGGCTTCGACATACAAGGCTGATTCGGCAAAATTCGTCTGCCGGAATGATGGCGTCAATTGGAGCACCCGCTCGTAATGCCCTTTATCAAGTAAGGCATTGAGCCACAATAACCGTGGCGTGGCATCGATTGCGTCCCATTCACGTCCGGCAACAAACTGTTCAATGGCACCAATATAGTCACGATTTCCAAGATTATACCACGCAATTGCAAGTGCTAATGACGCCTCGCGTGCAACAGGAGACGCGGTGTATTGGCGCGCCTGCCCAAGCAGCTCCAACGCGCGGGGTTCGTACCCAAGAGCGCGCATAGAGAGCGCTTCAAGGTAGAGTGCCAGTGGAATCAAAGGTGATTTTTGTGGAATTTCACGCAAGGTTGAAATAGCTTTATTGTACTCTTTTTGCGTGTAGTACAGACGCGCCGCCTTGGCTTTCCCTTCGTCGCTGAGTGCTGACGCTACCGACGCACCAAGGTTGGAGGAAAACAGGCATCCGCCGGGTTTTTCCACCGCAACTTGATAGCCAAACTGCTCGCGCGATAGGGCGACATCTTCACGGTAGTCCTCTACTTGCAAGCGCACAGATGAGGTGACAACCTGTTCTGCTGTAAAGCCCGCATAGGTGCTTTCGGCAGCGGTAATTTTGACGGGAATATGGATCGTATCGAGTGACAGCGCGGGAAGAGTCTCGCCCCACGCAGGAGTGGAGCAGAACAGTGCGGCTGCCACGGTCAGTGAAGTTGCGAGTCGTTTCATCGTGTTTCCTATGGAAAGAAAGTGAAAATCGTGTTTCATGCGGGGCGATAGTATGCTAATTTGCGTGCCGTTTCAACATCTTAGCATCTTTTCTATGAGAGTACCTATGTCATCCCGTAATATGATTAAAATCTACTCGCCGGACGCTATTGCCAACATCTCGCGTGCCGCATTATTAGCGGCGGAAGTACTTGAACTTGCTGCCCAGCGAGTGGCTCCCGGAGTCGATACTGCTTCCATTGACGAGTTCTGCGCCAGTTACATTGCCAGCCGTGGCGCTCTTGCGGCCCCACTGAACTACCGTGGCTTCCCCAAAAGCATTTGCACCTCACCCAACGATGTCATCTGCCATGGCATTCCGTCACCCGACGTGGTGCTGCAAGACGGTGATATCGTCAATATTGATATTACCGTTTTTCTCGATGGCTACTATGGCGATACTTCGCGCACGGTGCTGGTCGGTGAAGTTCCAAGCGGCGTCAAGCTTTTTGTGGAGCGGGCGGAAAAGGCGATGTGGAAAGGGATAGAAGCGGCAGTCGTTGGCCACCGTTTTAACGCCATTGGCGATTCGATTGAGCGCTACGTCAAGAAATTCAACTACTCGGTGGTACGTGATTACTGCGGCCATGGCATTGGCGCCGCATTCCATGAAGATCCCGCCGTGCTGCATTACAGCTCACGCAGTGCGTTGCCAATGCTGCAAAACGGTATGGTATTTACGGTTGAACCAATGATCAATATGGGGAAAAACTGGCGTTCGGAGGTCGACCAAATCGATGGGTGGACGGCTCGCACGGTTGACGGTTCCTTGTCGGCACAATTCGAACATACCGTGGCAATAGTCAACGGAAAAGCCCAAGTACTGAGCATTCCACCACACTCAATTTGATCGACGGGAAAGCTATGCTTCCCCGTCTTTATGCAGATAGTAGCGCAGAGCACCATCCCAATCGTAATTCATCACTGTATGCAAGCAAGGGTTTTTCTTGTTTAAATCGTGGCGATACGCCAATTCTGCGGCAAGTTCCTCACTATTAAATCCTTGACTGTGTACCTTATGGCTGGCCACGTACTCGCTTTCTTCGCGGATCTTGTTGTCGATATCCCGCAAAAAAGCACGATAAAAGTCGTGAGCCCGCCGGAGCATAACGTCCCTGTTCATGATAGCACCTCCTTGTGCACTGCTGTGGCGGTTGGTATGATCTCTTTTCGGTTGATTTTTTGAACAGCTTGAGCGAAAACTCAGCACCCCGACAATACGGGATTTCTCTGAGAGCTACGAAGGGAGCCACGTATGATCGACGCTTGCGCAGCGAGGATTGATTATGATTGAACATGAAATGCTCAGCTTTCTGCTTGCCGTTGCGGTACTGCTGGGAGCCGCTCGCATTTTCGGAGAAATTTCACGCAAGTTCGGGCAGCCATCGGTGCTGGGGGAGATTCTGGCCGGCATTGCACTCGGCCCTTCGCTGCTGGGCATGTTGCTTCCTGAAGTCAACCATTGGCTCTTTCCCACTACGGGTTCGGCGGCCATTGCCCTTGATGGCTTAACCTTCCTCTCGATCACCCTTTTCTTGCTGGTTGCCGGAATGGAGGTGGACCTTTCCACCGCTTGGCGACAGGGAAAAGCCGCGATGGTAACGGCTTTGTTCGGCATGCTGGTTCCTTTTGCGGTCGGATACTCGCTCGTCCGCATCGCACCTGAATTTATGGGCTTTACGTCACACACCTCCATCCATCTCTACGCACTCTTCTTTGCCACTGCCCTTTCCATCTCCGCCCTGCCAGTTATTGCCAAAACACTGATGGATCTCAATCTCTACCGCTCCGACTTCGGTATGGTCGTAATTGGAGCGGCGGTGCTCAACGACTTGGTTGGCTGGACAGTCTTTGCAATTATTCTGGGCTTGATGGGATCGGCAGTCGACGGTAACCTCGCGAATATTTTCAATACCGTCGCGCTGGTTATTTTGTTTACCGTTTTTGTGTTGACCATCGGGCGCTGGGCCATCAATCGCTCCTTGCCTTGGATTAAAGCCTACACGACCTATCCGGGCGGCATATTAGGCTTTGCCGTTACACTGGGACTTTTAAGCGCCGCCTTTACGGAATGGGCTGGCGTACACGCTATTTTCGGTGCCTTTATCCTGGGGATCGCACTGGGCGATTCACGCCACCTGCGGGAGCGGACACGGGCGACACTCGATCAATTCATCTCGTTTATTTTTGCGCCGCTTTTCTTTGCCAGCATTGGACTGCGTGTGAATTTTGTCGAACACTTCGACATTCTGCTAGTGATCACCGTACTCATCGTCGGCACACTGACCAAAGTCGGTGGATGCCTACTGGGAAATCGCCTGATCGGCATGAGTTGGCGCGATAGCTGGGCGGTAGGTTTTGCCATGAACTCACGCGGCGCCATGGAGATTATCCTGAGCATGCTGGCCTTGCAGATGGGACTGATTGGCGATTCGATGTTTGTTGCATTGGTAATTTTGGCGTTGATGACGTCAGCAACCAGCGCCACAACATTGCAGGCGATTCTGCGCCGCAATAAAAAGGTACACTTTCAGGATTTTGCCTCATCCAAAACCTTTCTGAACGAGGTAAACGGCACGACCATGCAAGAAGTGATTCGCGAAATGGTGGAACATATGTCGCTTTCACTGCGCGATATTGATGCGCGGGATGTGCTGCGCAAACTCTTGCGTCGTGAAAAACTGATGTCAACCGCACTGGATCGTGGCGTGGCGGTGCCGCATGCGAGAATTCTGCATTTGCGCGAACCGATCGTTTGCATTGGTGTTTCGCGGCGCGGCGTGGAGTGCGATTCGCTTGATGGCAACATGACGCATTTGTTTATCATGATTTTAACGCCGCAGGATGATAACGGCGTTCAGCTTGATATCTTGGCCGATGTTGGTGGCTTGTTCCGCGATCAGGAGATTTCCGAAGAAATTTTTTCGGTACGCAACTACACGGAATTTCTGGCTGAAATTACACAAATGCGCGAAAAAGCCAAGCTCATGTGATTTTTTCGCGGCGGGCGAAATGTGCGCTTGACAATCGCTGTCAACCAGCGTATATACCAACGCCGTTGTCAAATTGGGGTGTCGCCAAGCGGTAAGGCAGCGGGTTTTGGGTCCGCCATTCCTAGGTTCGAATCCTAGCACCCCAGCCATTGAAAACCAAAAGCAACTTCCTCATGGAAGTTGCTTTTTTCGTGTTTTGGGAAGATTTCTGGAGGGAAGAGATGGAACACCTGGCTCAGACCGTTCGCGACGCACAGCGCATCGTCATCAAAGTCGGCAGTAATATTCTGCTGGCAGAAAATCGTCTCAACCTCCCGTTTCTGTATACGCTCGCCGAAGATATACATGAGCTGCGTAAAAGCGGCAAATCCGTCTTGCTCGTCACCTCCGGCTCCGTCGCCACTGGGATGGCGAAATTTGGCACCACTGAACGCCCCAAAGACCTGCCAACCAAACAAGCCTACGCCGCTGTTGGGCAGATGAGTTTGATGTGGGAATACGAACGGGCCTTCCGCGTCTACGGCATTCCTATCGCCCAAGTACTTTTAACCCGTGACGACCTTGAAAGCCGCAAACGGTATCTGAACTCGCAAAATACACTGCTGGCACTGTTTGATCTCGACGTACTGCCGATCGTCAACGAAAATGATACCGTTGTCACAGACGAAATCCGCTTTGGCGATAATGATACCCTTTCGGCCATGGTGGCGGGAGTCGTCAAAGCCGACGTCAATATCATCCTGAGCGACATTGATGGCTTTTATACCGCCAACCCACAACTTGACCCGAACGCTGAATTTTTGCCCCTGATTACCAAAATCGACAGCAAAGTCGAGGCGATGGCGGGGCTCAGCACTTCCAGCGTTGGCACGGGCGGCATGGTGACGAAAATCAGCGCTGCACGCAAATGCATCAATGCTGGTATTGACATGATCATTACCTCTGGTCGCACGAATCACCCCATCAGCCGACTCCTGCAAGGGGCACGCGGAACGCTCTTTCGCGCCTCTATCGATAAAGTTTCGGCACGCAAACGGTGGATTTTACAAACGCTGAAAAGCCATGGCTCCTTGATTATCGATTCCGGTGCCGAAGCCGCGCTGATGCGCAAAGAGGCGAGTTTATTGCCCATTGGAGTGAAGGCCATTAGTGGTGAATTTGAACGTGGCGAATGTGTTCAGGTGCACTCCCAGAACGGAACATTGCTTGCCAAAGGGTTAGTATCGTATTCATCAGAAGAAGCGCGTCAAATCTATGGCCGGAAATCGTCGGAAATCGAGACGATCCTCGGCTACGTCTTCCATAAAGAAATGATTCATAAAGATAACCTCGTGATTATGGGAGCGGGTGAAGAGTAGGTGATTTTTTCGCTCAAGATTTTCCGGATCACGTCCGATTAGGAAGTATGCGGCGCAAGGATGCGCTCCAAGCTTTGGCACACGGAGGTGTATCATGTCACCATATCTGTATATGCACGAAGACATTTGGCAAAAAATTGCCCCATTCCTTCCACAAGTAATCGAAAAGAAAAAGTCCGGCAGACCGCGCATGGATGATCGCCAAGCGATGGATGCTATCTATTACGTCCTCTACAGCGGTTGCCGCTGGAAAGACCTTCCCGCTCGCTTTGGTGCTGCCAGCACTGTCCACGACCGCTTTCTCTCCTGGAAACGCCAAGGAGTACTAGAATCCCTGCTAGAGTGCGATCTGCTCCATTACGACGGCTATTCTTACATTAAAGCTGACCGCAAAGCATCGTGAGCCAACCTCTCTTTCAACTTCACCCACGCCTGCGCGAGGATACCCACGGGGTCGCCTCGCTTGAGCTATGCGAAGTACTCCTCATGAATGAATCGCGCTATCCGTGGTGCATACTCGTGCCACGGCGCGATGCCGTGCGGGAAATCTACGAGCTAAGCGTGGCCGATCAGCAACAACTGTGGCAGGAAACGACGACCGTGCTCGCCGCTATGGCCGCTGAATTTAACGCCGACAAAATGAACATGGGTGCGCTGGGAAATATCGTCGAGCAGCTCCATATTCACTGCATCGCGCGCCTCCGCAGCGATGCGGCTTGGCCAGCACCCGTGTGGGGGAAATTCACACCAGAACCATACACACCAGAAGCAGCGGCAGAGCGCGTGGCACGTTTGCGGCAGATATTGCGGTAGGCTTGCCTCAACCATTCATCACTTGGAATACTATCATTTTGAGAATCACTCATTGCATGAGAATAACCCCTTCGTTTGCTTCATTTTTTTGTTGCTGTCACTACAACCGTCAACTATCTTGCAGCTATGTTGGCTGATACGGAACCCTTCCGTACCCTTTGGTAATTACCAATGATGAGGTCTAGCTGGCTTGGGAACCAGTAGCCAACACAAGCATCCTTCACACTTCATAATTTCTCGCCGATACAGAGGTGCCTATGCCGATAGCAAGCTGGAGTGATATTCGCAACCGCGCCCTTGCATTTTCAAAAGACTGGAGCGATGCATCAAAGGAAAAGCAGCAGGCGAGCCCTTTCCTGATAGACTTTTTGGAAGTCTTCGGTAGAAACCGAAAACGCACATTTAAATTTGAACACAACGTCAAAAAATATGGCGGCAAGCAAGGGTACGTTGACCTTTTCCTGCCTGGAGAACTGCTGATTGAAATGAAATCACGCGGCGAAAGCCTCAAGCGTGCCTTTGATCAGGCCGTCGATTATTTTGAAGGGATCGCAGACGCAGACCTCCCCGCCTACGTGCTGGTATGCGATTTTGCTACGTTCTCGCTCACCAACATCCAAACCGCTGAAACCATAACGTTTCCCATTGCTGATCTGCACAAACACATTAAGCTGTTTGCCTTTTTGGCGGGATACAAAACACAAACCATCAAGCCCCAAGACCCTATCAACATTAAAGCTGCCGAGAAAATGGGAAAGCTGCACGATCAGCTCAAAGCCATTGGCTACGAAGGGCACCAACTCGAAGTATACCTCGTGCGCCTGCTTTTTTGTCTGTTTGCAGAAGATACCAGCATATTTGAAAAGCGGATTTTTCAGGACTACATCGAAAACCGCACGAATCCTGACGGCACTGATCTCGCCTATCATCTGGTGGCAATTTTCCAAACCCTCAATACACCAGAAATAAAACGCCTGAAAAATATTGAAGATGACCTTGCTGCCTTTCCGTATGTCAACGGAAAACTCTTTGAAGAAACCCTTCCCATAGCTTCATTTGACCGTGCTATGCGCCAAGCACTGCTTGATGCTTGTGCGCTTGATTGGAGCGCTATTTCTCCCGCAATTTTCGGTAGCCTTTTTCAAAGCATTATGGATAGTGCCGCCCGCCGCAATCTTGGAGCACATTACACCAGCGAAGAAAATATTCTCAAACTCATCAAGCCGCTTTTTCTTGATGCCTTGTGGGCGGAGTTTGAGCAAATCGGCAACAATAAGAAAAAACTGGCTACCTTTCACGATAAACTTGGAGAGTTAAAATTCCTTGATCCAGCGTGTGGGTGCGGCAACTTTCTCGTCATCGCCTACCGCGAGTTGCGGCAACTTGAATTTGCCGTACTCCAAAAACTTCACGCTGGCGTCTCGCTTGTGGAAATAGAAACTCTGTTACGCGTCAATGTTGATCAATTTTGTGGAATCGAAATCGAGGAATTTCCCGCCCAGATCGCACAGGTCGCTCTTTGGTTGACCGACCACCAAATGAATCAGCAAGTGAGTGAGGCGTTCGGGCAATATTTTGCCAGAATACCACTGACGAAATCAGCGAACATCATCCACGGCAATGCACTCAGAATCCACTGGGAAACAACCTTCCCCGACGTCAACTACATCCTTGGCAATCCACCTTTTGTCGGGGCAAAATATATGGATGACCTGCAACGTGCCGATGCCCGTGCGGTATTTTCTGGTATTGATAATGCAGGGCTTCTCGACCTTGTGACCGCGTGGCACGTAAAAGCCACCCGCTACATGCAACTTTTTCCACGCACGCACAGCGCTTTTGTTTCGACCAACAGCATTACGCAAGGGGAACAGGTTGGTGCACTCTGGGGCTGGATGCTGGCACAAGGGATCAAAATTCATTTTGCCCACCGCACTTTTTCGTGGACAAACGAAGCACGTGGCAAAGCGGCAGTGCACTGCGTGATTATCGGCTTTGGCCTTGGCGATGTGCCAGAGAAAACTATTTTTGTGTACGAAAATATCAAAGGCGAAGCACACGCCGTGAAAGCGGCAAACATCAACCCCTATCTGGTCGATGCGCCGGATACTATTGTAATATCACGCATGTCACCCCTATCCGCAGCGCCAGCCATTGCGAATGGTAGTATTCCTGCAGATGGCGGCAATCTTATTTTGGAGCCCGGAGAGCGCGACCAATTACTGACAATTGAGCCACAAGTTGCTTTATGGCTACGTCCCTATCTTGGTGGAGAAGGCTTTCTTAACGGCAATATGCGCTATTGCCTATGGTTAGTCGATTGCCCACCGCAAATTTTGCGTACCATGCCATCAGTGCTTGCTCGCGTTGAAGGCGTGCGCAATATGCGTAGAGCGAGCGCCAAAGTTGCCACTCAAGTTAAAGCAAATACTCCAACCCTATTCACCGAAAATCGTCAACCTACATCAGGGCGCTACTTGGCGCTACCACGCACCTCCTCGGAAAACCGACGATATATCCCGATTGGCTATCTTGATCATCACATTGTCGCGGCGAACGACTTGCAGTTCATCCCAAATGCCTCACCATATCACTTTGGAATTGTCAGCAGTGCGTTACACATGGCTTGGATGCGCATAACATCAGGGCGGCTGGAGAGTCGTTATCGTTATTCTGTCAAATGCACCTACAATACCTTCCCGTGGCCATCGCCAGACGACAAGCAGCGCGCCGCCATCGAAACCGCCGCGCAAGGGGTGATTGATGCACGCGCAGCGCATCCCGATGCAACGCTTGCCGACCTCTACGACCCGCTCACCATGCCGCCCGACCTTGTAAAAGCTCACCAGAAGCTTGACCGCGCGGTTGATGCCGCCTATGGTGTGAAATCGTTCGCGAATGAAGCAGAACGGGTCGCATTTCTATTCCGGCGCTATCAGGAGTTAGTCGCTCCTCTTGCCGAGGAGATGGAGAAAAAAACGAAGAAGTCACGGAAAAGAGTTCAGAAACCGCTCGAAAAGGAGTAACAGGATATGGTCGATTTAAAGAAACATATCACTCATTGGCATACTGGTGCTTTCGAGGATCTTGAGGTCGCTTGTAGCTTAATGGAGCAAGGAAAAATCCGTCATAGTCTGTTTTTTGCCCATTTAGCGCTTGAAAAAATGCTCAAAGCCCACTATTGCCGCACTCAATCTGAAATTGCACCGATGATTCACAATCTTCTTCGCTTGGCGGACAAGGCTGGAATTTTGTTGAAAGATAAGGATCGTGATCTGCTTGCTGAATGCAATGCTTTCAATATTGAAGGGAGATATCCTGAGTTGTTTCTACCCCTGCCGTCGCGCTCTGAAGCGGACAGATATATTGCCGATATCAAGGAGCTGATAGAATGCTTAAACCAGATGTTTTAACTTCGGTTCAGCGCTATATATCGCTTTTGCGTCAAGAAGGTATTGCCGTTGAGTTTGTTGTCGTCTTTGGCTCACAGTCAAAAGGCAATGCTCACGAGTGGAGCGACATTGATGTACTGGTCGTTTCTCCCCAGTTTGACCTTATGCGTGATCGCTCGCTGTTGAATCTCCTGTGGCGCCTGACCGCCCGTGTCGACAACCGCATTGAACCGATTCCGTGTGGTTCACGCCAGTGGCGAGAAGATGACTCCAATGCGATTATTGAGGTTGCTCGCCGTGAGGGCGAAATTCTGGGAGCTGCCTAAAGGCATCAGCAAGGCACCAATAGCGCGTATAGTTTAAGTCGCTCGGCTTGCCCTTCCCATTCTCATGCCGGTCACATAAAATCAAACAACACCAATGAAAATGCCATAATCCCCATGCCAGCAATCAGCCCTCCGATCACGGAGTGACCGCTTCCGTATTCCCGCGCGGCGGGGAGCAATTCATCAAATGAAATGTAGATCATTATCCCACCGACAATGCCGAACACTATCCCAAGAGTTATATCATTCAGATATGGCGCGAGGAGCAGGTAGCCAACCAGTGCACCGAGCGGTTCAGCAATGCCAGAACTGAAGGCGTACAGGAATCCTTTCAGGCGACTACCAGTGGCGTGATAAATCGGCAAGCTCACCGCAACGCCTTCGGGAATGTTGTGGATAGCCACGGCGGCAACAATCGGAATCGCTAACGTGGGGTCGACGAGAGCGACGGTGAACGTCGCAAAGCCTTCAGGAAAATTATGTATCGCCAGTGCTAACGCGGTAAAAACCCCAGTGCGCTTCAGCGCACGTGCCTTCACAACATGGTCGTGATCGACGTCGATGTGGGCAAATTCGCGCACTTCATTAAGCTCATGCGGGTTAATGTCGCTTGGGATAAAGCGGTCGATTAGTGCGGAAAATCCAATGCCGAGAAAAAGGCAGAGCACCCCAAAAAGGTGCGCCCAATGATCACCGTATCCAATAAAGCTATCGACTGATTTGGGGAGAATTTCTACGAATGAAACGTAGATCATAACGCCTGCCGAAAGTCCAAGGCCGACGGAAAGGGCGACGGTGTTTTTCTGGCGAATGAAAAGCGCCAATAAGCCGCCAATACCAGTTGAGAGTCCAGCAAAAAGCGTCAGGCTAAAAGCAAAGACAATCGCGCCAGTCGAAAATTCCACTCGACACCTCTCACAACAGAAAAAGCCGAAGCGTACAGGCTTCGGCAGAAATGATACGATGGCAGGACACGAGGGACTCGAACCCCCAACCCCCGGTTTTGGAGACCGGTGCTCTACCAATTGAGCTAGTATCCTGTATAGGCAACGGGTATGACTTGTAGCGGAACATACTACTGTTCGTCAAGTATTTTCAGCACACCGCCGATTTCGCTGATCAATTTTTGCGGAGTTCCTGCGAATAATCCTGTTTTCTGTCGCATACTCTGCCCCGCTCTGGCATGCACGAGGGCGCCGCCGAGCGCTGCCTGAACAGGCGGAAGCCCTTGTGCTAGGAATCCGCCGATAATGCCACTCAGCACATCACCACTTCCCCCTTTTGCCAGCGCATTATTGGGTGTGTCGAGTAGCCAGCACTCTCCCGCGGGAGTAGCGATGGCCGTACGAGCCCCCTTCAGAAGCAGAACACAACGATGCGTGGTGGCAAAGCCGGCGACAAGGTCAAACTTATTGGCTTCAATTTCAGCCGAAGCTATCCCCGTCAGACGGCTGA
This genomic interval from Chrysiogenes arsenatis DSM 11915 contains the following:
- the map gene encoding type I methionyl aminopeptidase, translating into MSSRNMIKIYSPDAIANISRAALLAAEVLELAAQRVAPGVDTASIDEFCASYIASRGALAAPLNYRGFPKSICTSPNDVICHGIPSPDVVLQDGDIVNIDITVFLDGYYGDTSRTVLVGEVPSGVKLFVERAEKAMWKGIEAAVVGHRFNAIGDSIERYVKKFNYSVVRDYCGHGIGAAFHEDPAVLHYSSRSALPMLQNGMVFTVEPMINMGKNWRSEVDQIDGWTARTVDGSLSAQFEHTVAIVNGKAQVLSIPPHSI
- a CDS encoding tetratricopeptide repeat protein, giving the protein MKRLATSLTVAAALFCSTPAWGETLPALSLDTIHIPVKITAAESTYAGFTAEQVVTSSVRLQVEDYREDVALSREQFGYQVAVEKPGGCLFSSNLGASVASALSDEGKAKAARLYYTQKEYNKAISTLREIPQKSPLIPLALYLEALSMRALGYEPRALELLGQARQYTASPVAREASLALAIAWYNLGNRDYIGAIEQFVAGREWDAIDATPRLLWLNALLDKGHYERVLQLTPSFRQTNFAESALYVEAQATQKLGDTAGALAIYAAMARRGERNALPLAMETAFELREYGQILEFAKLAELGGDTIDNTTARYATWAAAHTGALDVAKRWFERISLTQIQAYVAYQGYQLASDDTLRRYFAESLLRVAPAEKRAEARLLLTEYFINAGQTDAGWKSLSAIDEAQLDKDQRPQYHLFNLILLNQRQGYLSAQRHIQAGDRLIRRQHPLYHLWLYQKAITYNGIGNLDLAAKFYAEVPKESPYASNAQLNLAHIHGYNGKYAAAETIYLALLSANPTDETVRRSLVKLYNGWGKFEEALRFSSTGGVADSPQRALAHFKLGEFGQALEHYQICAQHFSDSAPGAACRYYQALSAFNLRRYADVAKILNDAMSLFERHTEYRQRAFVLLGDAAYNQGKYEFALQAFSRVSDGKFHLGLLNTLIQLEKVEEAEKYLLTHEATLVDEIRTNAIAFLAESSGRAGDMPRAHRYYVRLGDEGSIIRLGRLYMERGEMVPALLLFAEYQARYPALRFFTGRIFYEQGEYANAYAELRTVLEHPTYGVDARKLAAEASIHMKKPDVALLVAHAAHTRETAMLADALPILIEQEQRAFARTIAQELLFTYLQHRPLAAYAFAWSYEEEDIEKAILEHLKVTYLYENTPYAQQSNLRLYELYLRTGQTDKAERVKPKQGEQP
- the proB gene encoding glutamate 5-kinase, translated to MEHLAQTVRDAQRIVIKVGSNILLAENRLNLPFLYTLAEDIHELRKSGKSVLLVTSGSVATGMAKFGTTERPKDLPTKQAYAAVGQMSLMWEYERAFRVYGIPIAQVLLTRDDLESRKRYLNSQNTLLALFDLDVLPIVNENDTVVTDEIRFGDNDTLSAMVAGVVKADVNIILSDIDGFYTANPQLDPNAEFLPLITKIDSKVEAMAGLSTSSVGTGGMVTKISAARKCINAGIDMIITSGRTNHPISRLLQGARGTLFRASIDKVSARKRWILQTLKSHGSLIIDSGAEAALMRKEASLLPIGVKAISGEFERGECVQVHSQNGTLLAKGLVSYSSEEARQIYGRKSSEIETILGYVFHKEMIHKDNLVIMGAGEE
- a CDS encoding class I SAM-dependent DNA methyltransferase; translated protein: MPIASWSDIRNRALAFSKDWSDASKEKQQASPFLIDFLEVFGRNRKRTFKFEHNVKKYGGKQGYVDLFLPGELLIEMKSRGESLKRAFDQAVDYFEGIADADLPAYVLVCDFATFSLTNIQTAETITFPIADLHKHIKLFAFLAGYKTQTIKPQDPINIKAAEKMGKLHDQLKAIGYEGHQLEVYLVRLLFCLFAEDTSIFEKRIFQDYIENRTNPDGTDLAYHLVAIFQTLNTPEIKRLKNIEDDLAAFPYVNGKLFEETLPIASFDRAMRQALLDACALDWSAISPAIFGSLFQSIMDSAARRNLGAHYTSEENILKLIKPLFLDALWAEFEQIGNNKKKLATFHDKLGELKFLDPACGCGNFLVIAYRELRQLEFAVLQKLHAGVSLVEIETLLRVNVDQFCGIEIEEFPAQIAQVALWLTDHQMNQQVSEAFGQYFARIPLTKSANIIHGNALRIHWETTFPDVNYILGNPPFVGAKYMDDLQRADARAVFSGIDNAGLLDLVTAWHVKATRYMQLFPRTHSAFVSTNSITQGEQVGALWGWMLAQGIKIHFAHRTFSWTNEARGKAAVHCVIIGFGLGDVPEKTIFVYENIKGEAHAVKAANINPYLVDAPDTIVISRMSPLSAAPAIANGSIPADGGNLILEPGERDQLLTIEPQVALWLRPYLGGEGFLNGNMRYCLWLVDCPPQILRTMPSVLARVEGVRNMRRASAKVATQVKANTPTLFTENRQPTSGRYLALPRTSSENRRYIPIGYLDHHIVAANDLQFIPNASPYHFGIVSSALHMAWMRITSGRLESRYRYSVKCTYNTFPWPSPDDKQRAAIETAAQGVIDARAAHPDATLADLYDPLTMPPDLVKAHQKLDRAVDAAYGVKSFANEAERVAFLFRRYQELVAPLAEEMEKKTKKSRKRVQKPLEKE
- a CDS encoding HIT domain-containing protein, with product MSQPLFQLHPRLREDTHGVASLELCEVLLMNESRYPWCILVPRRDAVREIYELSVADQQQLWQETTTVLAAMAAEFNADKMNMGALGNIVEQLHIHCIARLRSDAAWPAPVWGKFTPEPYTPEAAAERVARLRQILR
- a CDS encoding transposase encodes the protein MSPYLYMHEDIWQKIAPFLPQVIEKKKSGRPRMDDRQAMDAIYYVLYSGCRWKDLPARFGAASTVHDRFLSWKRQGVLESLLECDLLHYDGYSYIKADRKAS
- a CDS encoding cation:proton antiporter, giving the protein MIEHEMLSFLLAVAVLLGAARIFGEISRKFGQPSVLGEILAGIALGPSLLGMLLPEVNHWLFPTTGSAAIALDGLTFLSITLFLLVAGMEVDLSTAWRQGKAAMVTALFGMLVPFAVGYSLVRIAPEFMGFTSHTSIHLYALFFATALSISALPVIAKTLMDLNLYRSDFGMVVIGAAVLNDLVGWTVFAIILGLMGSAVDGNLANIFNTVALVILFTVFVLTIGRWAINRSLPWIKAYTTYPGGILGFAVTLGLLSAAFTEWAGVHAIFGAFILGIALGDSRHLRERTRATLDQFISFIFAPLFFASIGLRVNFVEHFDILLVITVLIVGTLTKVGGCLLGNRLIGMSWRDSWAVGFAMNSRGAMEIILSMLALQMGLIGDSMFVALVILALMTSATSATTLQAILRRNKKVHFQDFASSKTFLNEVNGTTMQEVIREMVEHMSLSLRDIDARDVLRKLLRREKLMSTALDRGVAVPHARILHLREPIVCIGVSRRGVECDSLDGNMTHLFIMILTPQDDNGVQLDILADVGGLFRDQEISEEIFSVRNYTEFLAEITQMREKAKLM